In the genome of Kiritimatiellia bacterium, the window GAGGCTTTTGCCGCCTTCCAGAGGGGCAGGTATTGTGTTACGGCTTCCAGCGGCACCACTGCTCTGGAAACCTGCCTCTTGGCCCTTAACATCGGCGCGGGCGACGAGGTGATTGTTCCGGCCTACACCTTCATGGCCACGGCCAGCTGCGTCATGCGGGTGGGCGCCAAGCCGGTTTTTGCCGACGTCAATTCCGCTGATTACTGTGTTAGCGCCGATTCAATCGCGGCCGCTATCACGCCGCGCACCCGGGCGATCATGCCCGTCCATTTCGCGGGCTTCATGGCCGATATGGACGCCATTATGAAGCTGGCGCGGAAGCGCCGTCTTAAAGTGGTTGAAGACGCCTGCCACGCCTGGGGAACCGTCTGGAAGGGGAAATTCGGCGCGGGCGCCATTGGCGACTGCGGCTGTTTCAGCTTCCAGGCCAGCAAAAATATCACCGCCGGCGAGGGCGGCGCCATTGTCACCAGCGATGAAAAACTGGCGAACACCTGCCGGTCATACACCAATTGCGGCCGCGGGGCAAATACCCCCTGGTATCAGCATTTTCTGATGGGAAGCAACCTGCGCCTGACCGAGTTCCA includes:
- a CDS encoding DegT/DnrJ/EryC1/StrS family aminotransferase — translated: MWDERERRGIIKVLESGKWWYGEKVREFEEAFAAFQRGRYCVTASSGTTALETCLLALNIGAGDEVIVPAYTFMATASCVMRVGAKPVFADVNSADYCVSADSIAAAITPRTRAIMPVHFAGFMADMDAIMKLARKRRLKVVEDACHAWGTVWKGKFGAGAIGDCGCFSFQASKNITAGEGGAIVTSDEKLANTCRSYTNCGRGANTPWYQHFLMGSNLRLTEFHAAILLAQLSRLPKHIVRREANAKILNKQLAGIPGLYPVPDDKRVRPRSYHLFCIRFEPAEFGCSRSLLIKAAKAEGLDLVPGYPMPLYKQPMFASRREYKKMFLPGTEKLCRESALWFRHHLLLGTRDDMRDIAAIFGKIHAHALELKSLACSPTR